A stretch of Mus musculus strain C57BL/6J chromosome 19, GRCm38.p6 C57BL/6J DNA encodes these proteins:
- the Olfr1497 gene encoding olfactory receptor 1497, translated as MAGRNYTFVTEFFLTAFTEHPEWGLPLFLLFLSFYLATLLGNTGMIILIQKNRRLQTPMYFFLSHLSFVDICYSSVIIPQMLAVLWEHGSTISQVRCAVQFFLFTFFASIDCYLLAIMAYDRYVAVCQPLLYVTIMTEKARVGLVTGAYVAGFSSGFIRTVTAFTLSFCGNNEINFIFCDLPPLLKLVCGDSYIQEVVIIVFAIFVMPACIVVISVSYLFIIVAIMQIRSAGGRAKTFSTCTSHLTAVALFFGTLIFMYLRDNTDQFSERDRVVSVFYTVVTPLLNPLIYSLRNKEVKEAITKSLRRSKISRAP; from the coding sequence ATGGCTGGGAGGAATTACACCTTCGTGACTGAGTTCTTTCTGACTGCATTCACTGAACATCCTGAGTGGgggctccctctcttccttttatttttgagtttctACCTCGCTACCCTGCTGGGGAATACAGGAATGATCATTCTAATCCAGAAGAACCGCCGACTTCAAACACcaatgtacttcttcctcagccACCTTTCCTTTGTGGACATCTGCTACTCCTCTGTCATCATCCCTCAGATGCTGGCTGTGCTGTGGGAACATGGCTCAACCATTTCTCAAGTTCGCTGTGCAGTTCAATTCTTCCTCTTTACCTTCTTTGCTTCTATTGACTGCTACCTCTTGGCAATCATGGCCTACGACCGCTATGTGGCTGTGTGCCAACCATTGCTTTATGTCACCATCATGACTGAGAAGGCCCGTGTAGGTCTGGTAACTGGGGCATATGTGGCTGGTTTTTCCAGTGGCTTTATTCGGACTGTCACAGCCTTCACTCTTTCATTCTGTGGAAACAATGAGATCAATTTCATATTCTGTGACCTCCCCCCATTGTTAAAACTCGTATGTGGGGACAGCTACATTCAAGAGGTGGTGATAATTGTTTTTGCCATTTTTGTCATGCCTGCTTGCATTGTGGTGATCTCTGTGTCCTATCTGTTTATCATTGTGGCCATTATGCAAATCCGCTCAGCTGGAGGCCGAGCCAAAACTTTCTCTACCTgcacctcccacctcactgctgtAGCTCTCTTCTTTGGTACTCTTATCTTCATGTACTTGAGAGATAATACAGATCAGTTCTCGGAGAGGGACAGAGTTGTGTCTGTGTTCTATACAGTGGTGACCCCATTACTGAATCCACTCATCTATAGCCTGAGAAATAAAGAGGTAAAAGAGGCAATTACGAAATCTCTGAGAAGATCAAAGATTTCCAGGGCACCCTAG